GCGGTTACCGAGCCGGCCCAGGTCGGCGAGCGTCTTGGCGATGACGCCGGACGAGGACACCCAGGTCACGCCGGCCAGCGCGACCGCGCCGACCGGCCCCCAGCCCAGCACCAGCGCCAGCACCGCGCCCGGTATCGCGTTGAGCAGGGCGTCCACCAGGCCCGCGGGGGCGGCCGCCCGGACGTTCGTGACGAGCTCGCTGGCCGAGTACTCCAGGCCGAGCGTGACGAGCAGGAGGACCACGCCGATCTCGGCGCCGACCTCGATGAACCCTTCGCTGGCCGACAGCGGCACCAGGCCGCCGTGGCCGAACGCCAAACCGGCCAGCAGGTAGAGCGGGATCGGGCTGAGCCCGACCCGACGTCCGGCCCGGCCCAGCAGGGCCAGGGCCAGCAGAATTCCGCCGACCTCGATCAACAGCGTCGCGGAGGAATGCACCGGCCTCCCTCTCGTGCACTATCGCTTCACCGGGGCCGCGATGCCCGGTCATGGCTCATCCACCGGCGGCGGAAACCGACCGCCCCGGATCTCGTGCGCCCGGAGGTGACTCCGGGCCTCCTCAGTCTTCTTCGCCGCGCAGAATGCCGGCGACTCCGTCGATACCCTCGCGGGTGCCGACCACGACCATCATGTCGCCCGGGTTGAACACGAACGACGGCCCGGGGGAGGCAATGACCTCACCCTGCCGCAGGACGGCGACGATCGACGCCCCGGTGCGGGTACGGGCCTGCGTGTCGCCGAGCGCGCGCCCGGCGAACCGCGACCCGTCCAGGATCGGCAGCTGCTCGGTGAGCACGCCCACGACCTGCTGCTGGAGCTCGGCGAGGTGCCGGACCAGCTGCGGAGCCCCCAGGAGCTCCGCCAGCGCGTTCGCCTCGTCGCTGTTCAGGGGGATCGTGTCGCTGGCCGCGTCGGGGTCGTCGACGTCGTAGACGACGAGCTCCCGGTGGCCGTCCCGGTGGGTGAGTACGCCGATCCGGCGGCCCTTGCGTGTGACCACGTCCTGGCAGACGCCGATCCCGGGGAGGGCTCGCTGCTCTACCCGCGCACTCATTCTCGTCCTCCGGCTCATCGCAGTACGGGCCCCCCGATCCGTGTCCGAACACAGTAGCCTGCCCGGTCGATGACCTGCGAGGTTGTGAATTTTGTCGGTGGTGGGGGCTACGGTGCGGGGTGTGACGGACAACGCTCGAGTCGACGTCGAGACCTGCGCGAGCGTGGAGATTCCGACGCCGATCGGGCCGCTCGGCGTCGTCGTGACCGCCCGGGGCGTGCTGGCGGTCGGGCTCGGTGGGCTCACGAGCGCGGAGCAGGCCGCGCGGTCGCTGAATGGGCTGGTGCCCGGGTCGCTGCCGGGGCCGGTCGAGCGGGTGCGGGGCGAGCTCGGCGAGTACTTCGAGGGCATGCGGCAGGCGTTCACGGTGCCGATCGACTGGCGTCTGAGCAGCGGCTATGCGCTCGAGGTGCGCCGGATGCTGGCCGAGACGGTCGCCTACGGCGACACGATCAGCTACAGCGGCCTGGCCCGCCTGGTCCGCGACGAGGACGTGGAGGGGCGCGACGGGGCGGCCCGGGCGGTCGGCCGCGCGATGG
This genomic window from Cryptosporangium phraense contains:
- a CDS encoding cation:proton antiporter regulatory subunit, translated to MSARVEQRALPGIGVCQDVVTRKGRRIGVLTHRDGHRELVVYDVDDPDAASDTIPLNSDEANALAELLGAPQLVRHLAELQQQVVGVLTEQLPILDGSRFAGRALGDTQARTRTGASIVAVLRQGEVIASPGPSFVFNPGDMMVVVGTREGIDGVAGILRGEED
- a CDS encoding methylated-DNA--[protein]-cysteine S-methyltransferase, translated to MTDNARVDVETCASVEIPTPIGPLGVVVTARGVLAVGLGGLTSAEQAARSLNGLVPGSLPGPVERVRGELGEYFEGMRQAFTVPIDWRLSSGYALEVRRMLAETVAYGDTISYSGLARLVRDEDVEGRDGAARAVGRAMATNPVPLLVPCHRVLAADGSLHGFGGGLEMKRRLLALEGAVPATLF